From the Saccharobesus litoralis genome, one window contains:
- a CDS encoding DUF6500 family protein, producing the protein MNAELRTKIIEVCNSKIAKKGENVGLSFYAFFANKNDNPELLMEAATWWIQIHQLDHFVKAKQIKAMIEAGL; encoded by the coding sequence ATGAACGCCGAACTTAGAACAAAAATAATTGAAGTCTGTAATTCTAAAATAGCCAAAAAGGGGGAGAATGTCGGGTTGTCATTTTATGCTTTTTTTGCCAATAAAAATGATAATCCTGAGTTGTTAATGGAAGCTGCGACTTGGTGGATCCAAATTCATCAGCTTGACCATTTTGTTAAAGCGAAACAAATTAAAGCTATGATAGAAGCTGGACTTTAA
- a CDS encoding TfoX/Sxy family DNA transformation protein, which produces MKRLRDLKGFGPKSEQILAQVNIHTVEDFMAIDPYELYRQLKLTVKGTGLNSIYAIIGARENKHWQDVAKHQKSAILMRLDDMGLAPK; this is translated from the coding sequence ATGAAAAGACTTCGAGATCTAAAAGGCTTTGGCCCGAAAAGCGAGCAAATACTCGCGCAAGTTAACATTCATACTGTCGAAGATTTTATGGCAATAGACCCTTATGAGCTGTATCGACAATTAAAGCTAACCGTAAAGGGAACAGGGTTAAACTCAATTTATGCCATTATTGGAGCGCGTGAAAACAAACATTGGCAGGATGTGGCGAAACATCAAAAGTCAGCCATTCTAATGCGATTAGATGATATGGGGCTCGCACCTAAATAG
- a CDS encoding DUF1294 domain-containing protein, with amino-acid sequence MYALDKSAAKKQRWRIPELRLHILAVCGGWPGAYIAQRQLRHKSVKRQFKVVFWLTVFINIASFAWLLSKQGQGALSLITNFINQINDIFRPVIKALFWGG; translated from the coding sequence TTGTATGCATTAGATAAATCTGCCGCCAAAAAGCAGCGCTGGCGAATACCTGAACTAAGATTGCATATATTGGCTGTATGCGGCGGATGGCCTGGCGCATATATTGCTCAAAGGCAGTTACGCCATAAATCGGTTAAACGTCAGTTCAAAGTCGTGTTTTGGTTAACGGTTTTTATCAATATCGCTAGCTTTGCTTGGCTTTTAAGCAAACAAGGGCAAGGTGCGCTGAGTTTAATCACCAACTTTATAAATCAAATTAACGATATTTTTCGACCGGTTATCAAGGCTTTATTTTGGGGCGGGTAA
- a CDS encoding DEAD/DEAH box helicase: protein MVEENGSNKTVNTTPEQTVETGTPDTQLAGFESLGLSTAIVRAVSQAGYTQPSPIQAEAIPVVLKKRDLMAAAQTGTGKTAGFTLPMLDLLNKGTLASRNQVRALVLTPTRELAAQVAESVDKYGSQLPLTSHVVFGGVKINPQMQKLRGGADVLVATPGRLLDLYQQNAIKFDKLEILVLDEADRMLDMGFIRDIRKILDLLPKKRQTLMFSATFSPDIRALAKDMTHNPIEVSVTPENSTNRSVDQSLYVVERSHKTDILIRLIKQNSWFQVLVFTRTKHGANRLVRKLDKAKITAAAIHGDKSQGARTRALAEFKAGDIAVLVATDIAARGLDIEQLPQVVNFELPHVAEDYVHRIGRTGRAGATGKAISLVCSEEAKQLSAIECVTGELIERKLLDGYETKEVVPQTKIRPLKAKKPKKPKRAKVEHKDGQGFAKHKPGSSAKKSRHADSPSRKPAHNKTSIAKPQIKKEYGYIGRVGNGKPS, encoded by the coding sequence ATGGTTGAAGAAAACGGTAGTAATAAAACAGTGAATACAACTCCAGAGCAAACGGTGGAAACCGGTACGCCTGATACACAGTTAGCTGGATTTGAATCGTTAGGTTTGTCTACTGCTATAGTGCGCGCTGTTAGCCAAGCGGGTTATACCCAACCATCACCCATTCAAGCTGAAGCCATCCCTGTAGTATTAAAAAAACGCGATCTAATGGCTGCTGCGCAAACGGGTACAGGTAAAACAGCGGGTTTTACTCTACCTATGCTGGATTTATTGAATAAAGGAACCTTAGCTAGCCGTAACCAAGTTCGCGCATTAGTGTTAACGCCAACTCGAGAGTTAGCCGCTCAAGTAGCCGAGAGTGTTGATAAATACGGCAGTCAGTTGCCTTTAACCTCTCATGTTGTGTTTGGTGGCGTAAAAATTAACCCTCAAATGCAAAAGCTAAGAGGGGGAGCCGATGTCTTGGTGGCTACACCAGGTCGCCTTTTAGATTTATATCAACAAAATGCGATTAAATTCGACAAGTTAGAAATTTTGGTATTGGATGAAGCTGATCGCATGTTAGACATGGGATTCATTCGTGATATTCGTAAAATTTTAGATTTGTTACCGAAAAAGCGTCAAACTTTGATGTTTTCTGCGACTTTTTCACCGGATATTCGGGCGTTAGCTAAGGATATGACGCATAACCCTATTGAAGTGTCAGTAACCCCTGAAAACTCGACCAATCGTTCGGTTGATCAAAGTTTATACGTGGTTGAACGAAGCCATAAAACAGATATTTTAATTCGTTTAATTAAGCAAAACTCTTGGTTTCAAGTATTAGTTTTCACTCGCACTAAACATGGCGCTAACCGTTTGGTGCGTAAACTGGATAAAGCTAAAATTACTGCTGCGGCGATCCATGGCGACAAAAGTCAAGGTGCCAGAACCCGCGCTTTAGCCGAGTTTAAAGCGGGTGATATTGCGGTTTTAGTGGCGACTGATATTGCAGCACGCGGATTGGATATTGAGCAATTACCGCAAGTGGTTAACTTTGAACTGCCGCATGTCGCAGAAGACTATGTACATCGCATTGGCCGTACCGGACGAGCGGGCGCTACAGGTAAAGCCATCTCTTTGGTATGTAGTGAAGAAGCCAAGCAATTATCCGCGATAGAATGCGTAACCGGTGAGCTAATTGAGCGTAAATTATTAGATGGCTATGAAACTAAAGAAGTGGTACCACAAACGAAGATCAGGCCGTTAAAAGCCAAGAAACCGAAAAAGCCGAAAAGAGCCAAAGTAGAGCACAAAGACGGGCAAGGCTTTGCTAAACATAAGCCGGGTAGCTCAGCTAAAAAGTCACGCCATGCGGATTCGCCATCAAGAAAACCAGCACACAACAAAACGTCAATAGCCAAACCGCAAATAAAGAAAGAATACGGGTACATCGGGCGGGTAGGTAATGGCAAACCTAGCTAA
- a CDS encoding ATP-binding protein: MVFWATITFATLSKWRLLTLTQSMLLYVAVGMCYVPYLNMIVGERYVQVVPTALFYLFGIVISQLGAKMALKAGLISCVMPTLLLLAFDKFNQAERNIVFLMFVWGIATWVASLILEKINRRLFLYEHDLDQANRHNQELREKEAQANRFKSDFLAQMSHEIRTPLTAILGYAESYFSEGLSRETKDGTVRTIRQNGEHILTLVNDILDLSKIEAGKLQIEKLNTNWLNVIEQVQQMQAEQAYKKGLEFNLDYHYPLPTEIITDPTRLKQILINLTSNAIKFTAHGSVNLAVSYSREQNTLLFILKDSGIGMSNTMLTGLFKPYHQGDISVRRNYGGTGLGLYICKQLVEKLGGEIKVRSTEGQGSTFTFSIKAEQTASSELIYQSEGQSQKPNHEASMGLKVQLAGHVLIAEDNTDNRKLITLKLEQLGLQVTQAEHGEQAVEKALLNDFDLILMDIQMPVMSGEEAIEIIRASDGDIPVVALTANAMTQDIQHYLKIGFNAHVAKPIDHDSFVETISQYCPQANSQADENDDDDSLFSMDNAAFRQLVKEYVESLPCEIEMLKHAKSAHDWQKLAKVSHSIKGSAGNFGFKKVSEIAGELEQLLKAQRYGEVDTVFSQLIEQLNDALYSGERI; this comes from the coding sequence ATGGTATTTTGGGCAACCATCACCTTCGCGACCTTATCTAAATGGCGTTTACTAACGCTAACCCAATCCATGCTACTGTATGTTGCTGTCGGCATGTGTTATGTCCCCTATCTCAATATGATAGTCGGCGAGCGCTATGTTCAAGTGGTGCCAACAGCCTTATTTTATTTGTTTGGTATCGTTATCAGCCAACTCGGTGCCAAAATGGCATTAAAAGCAGGGCTAATCAGTTGCGTAATGCCAACCCTATTATTACTCGCTTTTGACAAATTCAATCAAGCTGAGCGTAATATTGTCTTTTTAATGTTCGTTTGGGGCATAGCCACTTGGGTCGCGAGTTTAATTTTAGAAAAAATAAATCGCCGATTGTTTTTATACGAACACGATTTAGATCAAGCCAACCGCCATAACCAAGAGTTACGCGAAAAAGAAGCGCAAGCCAACCGCTTTAAAAGTGACTTTTTAGCGCAAATGAGTCACGAAATTCGCACGCCACTGACCGCCATTTTAGGTTATGCCGAAAGTTATTTTAGTGAAGGTTTAAGCCGTGAAACCAAAGACGGCACCGTACGTACCATACGGCAAAATGGCGAACACATTCTTACCCTAGTTAACGACATTCTGGACTTATCAAAAATTGAAGCCGGTAAACTGCAAATTGAAAAACTCAATACCAACTGGTTAAATGTCATTGAACAAGTGCAACAAATGCAAGCCGAGCAAGCCTACAAAAAAGGCCTGGAGTTCAATTTAGATTATCACTACCCACTGCCAACAGAAATAATCACAGATCCAACTCGGCTCAAGCAAATTTTAATCAACCTAACCTCTAACGCCATTAAGTTCACAGCACACGGCAGCGTAAACTTAGCCGTCAGCTACAGCCGAGAGCAAAACACCCTACTATTTATTTTAAAAGATTCCGGCATTGGCATGTCGAACACCATGTTAACCGGCTTGTTTAAACCTTATCATCAAGGCGACATTAGCGTACGGCGCAATTATGGTGGCACAGGTTTAGGACTCTATATATGCAAGCAACTGGTTGAAAAACTCGGCGGCGAAATTAAAGTGCGTAGTACTGAAGGCCAAGGTTCAACCTTCACTTTTTCCATTAAAGCCGAGCAAACTGCCAGCAGTGAACTAATATATCAATCAGAAGGACAAAGCCAGAAACCAAACCACGAGGCCTCTATGGGTTTAAAAGTGCAACTAGCAGGTCATGTATTAATAGCAGAAGACAACACAGACAACCGTAAGCTAATAACGCTAAAACTTGAACAGCTCGGTTTGCAAGTCACTCAAGCAGAGCATGGCGAACAAGCGGTTGAAAAAGCCCTACTGAATGATTTTGATTTAATCCTCATGGATATTCAAATGCCTGTCATGAGCGGGGAAGAAGCGATTGAAATTATTCGCGCCAGTGATGGTGACATTCCCGTTGTCGCATTAACCGCTAATGCCATGACTCAAGACATTCAGCACTATTTAAAAATAGGCTTTAATGCCCATGTTGCTAAACCCATAGACCACGACAGTTTTGTAGAAACCATTAGTCAATATTGCCCACAGGCAAATAGCCAAGCTGACGAAAACGACGATGACGACAGTTTATTCTCAATGGACAACGCCGCATTTCGTCAGTTGGTAAAGGAATATGTCGAAAGCCTACCTTGTGAGATAGAAATGCTAAAACACGCAAAGTCGGCTCACGATTGGCAAAAACTAGCCAAGGTTTCACACAGCATTAAAGGCTCAGCCGGTAATTTTGGCTTTAAAAAAGTATCGGAAATAGCAGGAGAGTTAGAACAATTACTCAAAGCACAGCGCTATGGTGAAGTCGATACCGTGTTTAGCCAACTCATCGAACAACTGAATGATGCCTTATATTCAGGTGAAAGGATTTAG
- a CDS encoding GNAT family N-acetyltransferase — protein sequence MSQNTTYYLEMLEPEQLNAKLCPDWLAIKECVKPQAQLNQFLYATVGESWQWTEKRPWSSQVWQSYVERDNMRTWLALEQGSIVGYFELEKNADGEVEIMYLGLMPEYIGKGAGGALLTAAVEQAWAWQASRVWVKSNDLLEHPTAKRNYKKRGFKQYKRERNLFQAVG from the coding sequence ATGTCTCAAAACACGACCTATTACTTGGAAATGTTGGAACCTGAGCAATTGAATGCCAAACTGTGCCCTGACTGGTTAGCCATTAAAGAATGTGTGAAACCACAGGCACAACTTAATCAATTTTTATATGCGACGGTAGGTGAGTCGTGGCAGTGGACTGAAAAGCGCCCTTGGTCGTCACAAGTTTGGCAATCCTATGTTGAACGCGACAACATGCGTACTTGGTTAGCTTTGGAACAAGGCTCTATTGTTGGCTATTTTGAACTTGAGAAAAATGCCGATGGTGAAGTTGAAATTATGTACTTAGGTTTAATGCCTGAATACATAGGTAAAGGCGCTGGCGGTGCATTACTAACAGCGGCTGTTGAGCAAGCATGGGCATGGCAAGCTAGCCGAGTGTGGGTTAAATCGAATGATCTACTCGAGCACCCGACAGCCAAACGCAATTATAAAAAACGCGGCTTTAAACAATACAAACGCGAGCGAAATTTGTTTCAAGCGGTTGGTTAG
- the hslU gene encoding HslU--HslV peptidase ATPase subunit: MSEMTPREIVHELNSHIVGQQSAKKAVAIALRNRWRRMQLNEELRQEVTPKNILMIGPTGVGKTEIARRLAKLANAPFIKVEATKFTEVGYVGKEVETIIRDLADISVKLTRELETAKVKHRAEESAEERILDALLPRPTNTFGETEQVDDSNTRQIFRKKLREGQLDDKEIEIDVAAPQVGVEIMAPPGMEEMTNQLQSMFQNLGGKDKKSRKLKVKDALKILIEEEAQRLVNPEDLKEAAINAVEQNGIVFIDEIDKICKRGDTSGPDVSREGVQRDLLPLVEGSTVTTKHGMVKTDHILFIASGAFQMAKPSDLIPELQGRLPIRVELEALTAEDFVRILTEPNASLTEQYTALLATEGVNVEFTQDGIERIANAAWQVNEKTENIGARRLHTVMERLMEEISYDASERSGDTITVNAEYVNKYLDELVEDEDLSRFVL; this comes from the coding sequence ATGTCAGAAATGACTCCAAGAGAAATTGTTCACGAACTAAATAGCCATATTGTCGGCCAGCAATCGGCTAAAAAAGCCGTGGCAATCGCTTTACGTAATCGCTGGCGTCGTATGCAGTTAAATGAAGAGCTACGTCAAGAAGTTACACCGAAAAATATTTTAATGATTGGCCCAACGGGGGTTGGTAAAACCGAGATCGCTCGCCGCTTGGCTAAACTCGCCAACGCACCGTTCATAAAAGTCGAAGCAACCAAATTTACTGAAGTCGGCTATGTAGGTAAAGAAGTCGAAACTATTATTCGTGATTTAGCGGATATTTCAGTTAAGTTAACCAGAGAATTAGAAACCGCAAAGGTAAAACACCGCGCAGAAGAATCAGCTGAAGAGCGTATTTTAGATGCATTATTACCACGCCCAACTAATACATTTGGTGAAACTGAGCAGGTTGACGATTCCAATACCCGTCAAATCTTTCGTAAAAAACTGCGCGAAGGTCAGTTAGACGACAAAGAAATTGAAATCGATGTTGCAGCCCCGCAAGTCGGAGTTGAGATCATGGCGCCGCCAGGCATGGAAGAAATGACTAATCAGCTGCAAAGTATGTTTCAAAATTTAGGCGGCAAAGACAAAAAGTCACGCAAGCTTAAAGTAAAAGATGCTTTGAAGATTTTGATTGAAGAAGAAGCACAGCGCCTAGTTAATCCTGAAGATTTGAAAGAAGCTGCCATCAACGCAGTTGAACAAAATGGCATTGTGTTTATTGATGAAATCGACAAAATTTGTAAGCGCGGCGATACCTCTGGTCCAGACGTTTCGCGTGAAGGGGTGCAGCGTGACTTACTACCTTTAGTTGAAGGCAGTACAGTAACCACTAAACACGGTATGGTTAAAACCGACCACATTTTGTTTATTGCCTCTGGCGCTTTTCAAATGGCGAAACCGTCGGATTTGATCCCTGAATTACAAGGCCGTTTACCGATCCGCGTTGAGTTAGAAGCGCTAACCGCAGAAGACTTTGTGCGTATATTAACCGAGCCTAATGCGTCGTTAACTGAACAATACACGGCTTTATTGGCGACAGAAGGTGTTAATGTTGAATTTACGCAAGACGGCATAGAGCGTATTGCTAATGCAGCTTGGCAGGTTAACGAAAAAACGGAAAACATCGGTGCGCGGCGTTTACACACTGTGATGGAACGTTTGATGGAAGAGATCTCGTACGATGCCTCAGAGCGTTCAGGCGATACTATTACGGTTAACGCCGAATATGTTAATAAGTACTTAGATGAATTGGTTGAAGATGAAGATTTAAGCCGTTTCGTGCTGTAA
- the hslV gene encoding ATP-dependent protease subunit HslV, producing MTTIVSARRNGQVAMGGDGQVSLGNTVMKGNARKVRRLYNNQVIAGFAGGTADAFTLFERFESKLEQHQGHLLRAAVELAKDWRTDRMLRKLEALLAVADKETSLIITGNGDVIQPEHDLIAIGSGGPFAQAAATALLENSELGAKDIVEKSLTIAGNICVYTNTNQTIEEL from the coding sequence GTGACTACTATAGTTTCTGCACGTCGCAATGGCCAAGTAGCCATGGGTGGCGACGGCCAAGTATCACTTGGCAACACCGTAATGAAGGGCAATGCCCGTAAAGTACGTCGTTTATATAATAATCAAGTTATTGCTGGTTTTGCTGGCGGTACGGCTGATGCATTCACTTTGTTTGAACGATTTGAGAGTAAATTAGAGCAGCATCAAGGGCACTTGTTACGTGCTGCGGTTGAATTGGCTAAAGATTGGCGTACTGATCGCATGTTACGTAAACTTGAGGCATTACTGGCGGTTGCCGACAAAGAAACCTCATTAATCATTACAGGTAATGGCGATGTGATCCAGCCAGAGCATGATTTGATTGCGATTGGATCTGGTGGGCCTTTTGCTCAAGCTGCCGCGACTGCCTTGCTCGAAAATTCAGAGCTAGGCGCCAAAGACATCGTTGAAAAAAGTTTAACGATTGCTGGCAATATTTGTGTGTATACCAACACCAATCAAACCATAGAAGAACTTTAA
- a CDS encoding SPOR domain-containing protein: protein MAPRDYKNRGRAQPRKKQIEQAPPKSKIKLVIVLIVTLLVTSGFGYMLWAIKAKAPEQQEKNQQTQVQTPQEKPLPKMPEEKWQYIDELKDKEVIVDVPERKKSTRRYQMQCASFKSKQAAEETKARMAFIGVEAMVKNRKGESWYRVVLGPFESKRDTEPVRHKLQRNGFEGCQVWGWNW from the coding sequence ATGGCACCTAGGGATTATAAAAATCGTGGTCGCGCTCAACCGCGCAAAAAGCAAATAGAGCAAGCGCCGCCAAAAAGTAAAATAAAGCTAGTTATTGTGTTGATAGTTACGCTTTTGGTGACGTCTGGTTTTGGCTATATGTTGTGGGCGATCAAAGCCAAAGCGCCAGAGCAACAAGAAAAAAACCAACAAACGCAAGTTCAAACGCCACAAGAAAAGCCATTGCCTAAAATGCCAGAGGAAAAATGGCAATATATAGATGAGCTGAAAGATAAAGAAGTGATAGTCGATGTACCTGAGCGCAAAAAATCGACTCGTCGTTATCAAATGCAATGCGCATCGTTTAAAAGCAAGCAAGCCGCAGAAGAAACCAAAGCGCGGATGGCATTTATTGGTGTTGAAGCCATGGTGAAAAATCGTAAAGGCGAGTCTTGGTATCGCGTAGTATTAGGGCCGTTTGAAAGCAAACGAGATACTGAGCCTGTGCGACATAAATTACAGCGCAATGGATTTGAAGGTTGCCAAGTCTGGGGATGGAATTGGTAA
- a CDS encoding DUF2959 domain-containing protein produces the protein MIKLNVFCLVIACLSLSACQTAYYSAMEKVGIHKREIMVDRIEDAQASQKEVQQEFQSALDKFRSVVEMDGGELEKQYDTLKATYDDAKSAADDVSKRIDSVEDVADALFDEWQDELDQYSSAKLKRQSQDKLKKTERQYQKLIKNMRRTEQKMAPFLAALNDNVLYLKHNLNAKAIGALKGELSGIQREVTQIIDDINVSIEESNRFIKSLQ, from the coding sequence ATGATCAAGTTAAACGTTTTCTGTTTAGTCATAGCGTGTTTAAGCTTAAGTGCATGCCAAACAGCTTATTATTCCGCAATGGAAAAAGTTGGGATCCATAAACGCGAGATCATGGTTGACCGTATTGAAGATGCGCAAGCATCACAAAAAGAAGTACAGCAAGAGTTTCAATCCGCGTTGGACAAGTTTCGTTCCGTGGTTGAAATGGATGGCGGTGAGTTAGAAAAACAGTATGACACCCTAAAGGCAACTTATGATGATGCCAAAAGTGCGGCTGATGATGTCTCTAAGCGCATTGATAGCGTCGAGGATGTCGCTGATGCATTATTTGACGAATGGCAAGATGAATTAGATCAATATTCTAGTGCCAAGCTAAAACGCCAAAGTCAGGACAAGCTAAAGAAAACCGAGCGCCAATATCAAAAGCTGATTAAAAACATGCGTCGTACAGAGCAAAAAATGGCACCGTTTTTAGCCGCGTTGAATGATAATGTGTTGTACTTAAAACACAATCTTAACGCTAAAGCGATAGGTGCATTAAAAGGCGAGCTATCCGGTATTCAGCGTGAAGTGACGCAAATTATTGACGATATTAATGTATCAATCGAAGAGTCAAACCGCTTTATCAAAAGCTTACAGTAA
- a CDS encoding YqaE/Pmp3 family membrane protein, whose translation MMYLLAILLPPLAVLFIGRPIQALLNLVLTLFFWIPGAIHAVLLVHSKKQDKRTKEIVDAIKSNKE comes from the coding sequence ATGATGTATTTATTGGCCATTTTGTTGCCGCCACTTGCCGTATTGTTTATTGGTCGCCCTATTCAAGCTTTATTGAATTTGGTCCTTACTTTGTTTTTTTGGATCCCTGGCGCTATTCACGCTGTACTTTTAGTCCATAGCAAAAAACAAGACAAGCGTACTAAAGAAATCGTCGATGCGATAAAAAGCAATAAAGAATAA
- the priA gene encoding primosomal protein N' — protein sequence MQNHIARVALITPVRRLFDYLIPNENQPTLEAGMRVRVPFARGHKVGLVVEVTSQSEWTLAKLKAISDVLDDSPLFDTVNMQIRHWLGEYYMAPPGEAYMNLLPKKLKAGEPALLPSIEKWQANVDGKLLVTNQAKRQLALLDWMGQRQVSLVEVKQAGFSRDLLNKLQESQAISRVELRPEGSISKQVNYRDLGLTLLDEQQAAINRITAQLNQFKAILLQGVTGSGKTEVYIQAMAKALQQNQQVLVLVPEIGLTPQTLQRFAERFDSEIVVLHSELNDTERYLAWLKAKMGLARIVVGTRSAVLAPMPDLGLIILDEEHDISFKQQDSLRYNARDVAVKRAHLQQVPIVLGSATPSLESYYNAIQGRYLHLKLQQRAQQSQPPQPVVLDIKDQPLQDGLAPRVLDLMAKHLDAGNQVLVFLNRRGFAPALMCHECGWIYECQRCDHHFTYHQSPRQAQCHQCGEITPVPRQCHSCGSTQIIDWGVGTEKLEAFLKQRFEKTPPLRVDRDNIRGKGQLAQTLHEVKQGEHQLLIGTQMLAKGHHFPNLTLTVIVNLDNALYSADFRAIERMSQLLVQVAGRAGRGDKPGQVVLQSHHPEHSVINLVCQQNYEAVLSYLLQERQAMMLPPYQFWAVLRAEAHQPALVEQFCAQVTELLKPYLQHHYQQVILLPAFPAAQEKRAGKYRYLMVFESKQRNQLNAALKQLCQLIEAQKGLSQVRWLLDIDPQDIC from the coding sequence ATGCAAAACCATATTGCCCGTGTCGCGTTAATAACGCCGGTACGCCGTCTATTTGATTACCTAATCCCAAATGAAAACCAGCCCACATTAGAGGCGGGTATGCGGGTGCGCGTGCCGTTTGCCCGTGGCCACAAAGTGGGTTTAGTGGTTGAAGTAACTAGCCAATCAGAATGGACACTCGCCAAGTTAAAAGCTATTAGCGATGTGTTAGACGACAGCCCGTTATTTGACACAGTTAATATGCAAATAAGGCATTGGCTTGGCGAATACTACATGGCGCCGCCGGGCGAAGCTTATATGAATTTGCTCCCCAAAAAACTCAAGGCTGGAGAACCCGCGTTATTACCGAGTATTGAAAAATGGCAAGCTAATGTTGATGGTAAGTTGTTGGTAACTAATCAAGCTAAACGTCAATTAGCTTTGTTAGATTGGATGGGGCAAAGGCAGGTTAGTTTAGTTGAAGTTAAACAAGCTGGCTTTAGTCGTGATCTGCTCAATAAATTGCAAGAAAGCCAAGCCATTTCACGCGTCGAGTTGCGACCAGAAGGCTCAATCAGCAAGCAGGTTAATTATCGTGATCTGGGGTTAACTTTATTAGATGAGCAGCAAGCTGCCATAAACCGTATCACAGCGCAGCTTAATCAGTTTAAGGCCATTTTGCTGCAAGGAGTTACTGGCAGTGGCAAAACAGAAGTTTACATTCAAGCTATGGCTAAGGCGTTGCAACAAAACCAACAAGTCTTGGTCTTGGTCCCCGAGATAGGTTTAACCCCGCAAACGTTACAGCGTTTCGCTGAGCGTTTTGATAGTGAGATTGTCGTTTTACATTCTGAGCTGAATGATACAGAGCGGTATCTTGCTTGGCTTAAAGCTAAAATGGGTTTGGCGCGGATCGTGGTTGGCACGCGTTCGGCCGTATTAGCGCCGATGCCAGACTTAGGGTTAATTATTCTTGATGAAGAACATGATATCTCCTTTAAGCAGCAGGACTCATTGCGCTATAACGCAAGAGATGTTGCGGTAAAACGCGCACATCTGCAACAAGTACCTATCGTATTGGGCTCAGCTACCCCCTCGTTAGAGAGTTATTACAACGCGATACAGGGGCGCTATTTACATCTTAAATTGCAACAACGTGCGCAGCAAAGCCAACCGCCACAACCTGTCGTACTCGATATTAAAGATCAACCTTTACAAGATGGCTTAGCGCCACGCGTACTGGACTTAATGGCCAAGCACCTAGATGCCGGAAATCAAGTATTGGTCTTTTTAAACCGCAGAGGATTTGCTCCGGCCTTGATGTGTCATGAATGTGGTTGGATATACGAGTGTCAGCGCTGTGATCATCACTTTACTTATCATCAATCGCCGCGCCAAGCGCAGTGCCATCAATGTGGAGAAATTACCCCTGTTCCGCGGCAATGCCATAGTTGCGGATCTACGCAGATTATTGATTGGGGAGTGGGTACTGAAAAACTAGAAGCGTTTTTAAAGCAACGCTTTGAGAAAACGCCACCGTTAAGAGTCGATCGCGACAATATCCGTGGCAAAGGTCAGCTAGCACAAACCCTGCATGAGGTTAAGCAAGGTGAACATCAGTTATTAATTGGCACGCAAATGCTGGCTAAAGGCCATCATTTTCCAAATCTAACCTTAACCGTGATCGTCAATTTGGATAATGCGTTATACAGCGCTGATTTTCGAGCGATAGAGCGCATGTCTCAATTGTTAGTGCAAGTCGCAGGGCGAGCAGGGCGAGGCGATAAACCCGGGCAAGTGGTATTACAAAGTCATCACCCAGAGCACAGTGTGATCAATCTCGTATGCCAACAAAATTACGAGGCGGTGTTAAGTTATTTACTGCAAGAGCGTCAAGCCATGATGTTGCCGCCATATCAATTTTGGGCGGTATTGCGAGCAGAAGCGCATCAACCTGCTTTGGTTGAACAATTTTGTGCACAAGTCACAGAGTTACTCAAACCTTACTTGCAGCATCATTATCAACAAGTGATTTTATTACCGGCTTTTCCGGCAGCACAAGAAAAGCGCGCGGGTAAATATCGTTACTTAATGGTATTTGAAAGTAAGCAGCGTAACCAACTTAACGCCGCATTAAAACAATTGTGTCAGCTAATAGAAGCGCAAAAAGGCCTGTCTCAAGTGCGTTGGTTACTCGATATTGATCCGCAAGATATCTGCTAG